The segment TCGCCGGttggatttttttgccaaGAAGCACCGGGGTGAAAgttgttattttcaaattagtcATTTGCTTTGTTTACAAGCTTAGATTGTGACTTGAAGAAATGAACTGCGAAATTTAACCACGAAgcgagaaatttttgtttgttaaaaatttctcagtACATATTACacttattttgatttcttcCGCTAATTTAACATGAAACTAGTGCCTCACtatgttcaattaaattgatagtgtaattaaatttgatgggCGAAAGATGAAAGTTTGACATCTTCCAAACTCTTTCTTGACAGCACGcaagacaaatttttgaaagttcGACGTGTGTCgtcagtaaataaaaatatcatattttcttTGCGGCCGACCCacgaaaaatttgcataaaaaaggATCTGCTGCGAATTTTTGAGCTCTTCACGTACACTCATAAGTTTCGTATGAGAAAAAGATAGGAAGGGCGCGAGCGGCTGAAAAAGTTTCACCtgatttgcaaataattagtCGCCTAGCGAGGAATTCGTAAAAACTTTCGATTTCCCGAGGAAAGTGATAAAAGGAAAGGATATTTCACCGCGGCCTCAACAGGTTGTCACTGTAAAACGCAGCCTCTGGCTAGTCGTTAATTAGTATTTATCTTATATAGGAGGCTAGATCCTCTCAGCAGAGAGGAATACCACGAAGCAGCAGAAGAGTAGCTCACTTTAAGGAGCAGAGAAAGTGTGCGGGAGGATGCCTCTTTCTGTGCGCGACCTGACTACATACTATGCTCTTAAGGTGAAATCTGCCGCTCGCGCGGGTCGCGGCGAGATGAAGAGAAGGATGCTCTCGTGCCGGTAACGCGAGTTTATTGCAGTCGAGACCTGCCTTGGGAGCAGTCAATGTCAGAGGCCATTCAATCGTTCTCGGAATAAATaggaagagagagaaagaattgAAAGAAAGCGCGTATTTGTAGCGGAGACGTGAGCGCGCTTTGAATTTTGAGATTGACGTGAGAAAAATGATTGTAGAAAAagctcaaatattttgacttggTGCGATCATTAATTCGTGAACTTTCTACTTCTGTCATAAATTCACGACTTCTAATTTATTGTGTAAACAAATCTAGTGTCTAGCATTTTTGAACGCATGATGgatattagaaccgaccaaatcATTGGCCTCATCTTAATATCATGAGCAAAATATGAAGCTGGAAGAAGTTCCTCTCTGAAATTAGAGTctatcatttttcttttaaaaagatGTTTGATGATAGGGTTATCTTTGCAATGCGTGCTCTTATTCTGAGATAAAAATGCACGTTGCATAACAAATTCGGTTAGACGTATCCTTCTTGCCTAATCTAATCTGTCACAATCTCTGAGCTGGTAATTAAGTTCACACACTTTTGCTAAAGaagcatttaaatttcggctctgcaaattttttatttgcacgtACCTCGTTATTCCCATAGCTCACAAGGAGCGGACAAAAGTGTGCCATTTGGGATTGCCCTTTAATACATAACACATGCTCTATAATAAGGTGAAAGTAAAATCGGCGCAAACGCTTCGCCGCGCGCTCTCCATGCTTAACAAAATGATACGTGTGCATTTCGTAGAGGCGCATACACCACCGTTTTCTGGGATCCTCctctttaaattatacaaacctgctttgtaaatttctcatttgcatttcaacAAAGCAAAACGCTCTCCGCCCAGGAACTTAAGAAATCAGCacaacacaattaaatttcccctCTTAGACACCAAAAGTGTACAATCtgagaatataaatttatttgttccagAACGCGGACTTCAGGTTTGCCCCTGAACACCGTTCTTTCCCGCAACAGCAGAAACCTGAGAGCTCCCAGCAGGTGACTAACTTTTTCCGGCCGTCGGAACAAATACTGAATTCATTCAACCCGACCGTTCCTTCGAATCACGCTCCTACACACAACAATATACAGCAACAGCAGTTCACAAGGAACTCGTTCCAAAATGTCGAGCCACCAAAGAAGACGTTCCTTCCTCCAAGGGAGAATTTCCAACCCCCTTTGCAGACTTTCCAACCCCCAACAAATGACTTCAGAAGTTTTAACCCCCAGCAGCAGAACAATTTCAATCCCCAAAACAGTTTCAACCCTCAGCCGCAGAACAACTTTAACCAACAGAGTAGCTTCCAGCCCTCGTTCAGACAGCAAACGCCGACACAGCCCCCGTTCCAGCAGCAACAGAAACCAACACAAACTTCGTTCCCGCAGCAACAACAACCAACGCAAAACACGTTCCAGCAACAGCAACCGCAATTCAACCAGCAGCAGTTTAGCAGACCTGTCTTGCAGCAGAATAACTTTGTTCAGCCTTCTCAGAAACCTCAGCAGAACTTTTTCAATCCGCAAGTCTCCCCGCAGGCCCCTTCAACCACCCAGCAGCCACCGACCACtagcaccaccaccaccaccaccacagcTGCCTCTGCTCCTGCGTCTTCTGATCCCCTGGTAAGTGAAGCTTTGATTTTTCGCAAATGCATAATAGTCCACTGTAATTTGCACActgtaaataatgaatattttagaggcacaaattttttaaaaagcgaaAATCCACGATACGCGATTGTcacaattgattttaatgtttacTTCTTCTACTACTCTTTCATATCTTCTTGCATGATTTATAAATCTTGTCGAGCATGACGTCAtggttaataaattttaatcttcatCCTCCGTTCCGCCCTCACCCCCAATCTAAACTTCGCAACCCTACGCGATTGTGTTCAAGGGAGGTTTGAGCCAGGAACAACTTCTGTCTCTCGTCGCCAACCAAAAAACGCCCAACGTTATCACCCTGCCCAACGGGCAAAAGGTTCAGGTCCTAACCGCCCCTGACAATGCCCCTGCCGCTACCACAACTGAGAGGCCTGCTCCAGTTGTAAGGACAATCGAGACCAAGGGTGGCTTACTGGACGCGGTTACTCAGGGAGTAGTGCCCGATGGCATTAAGTACGAGGTGATTAGACAGAAACAGGATGGAGACCTCGAGACCGTCAAGGGACTTCCGTCTGATTTGCCTAAAAAggtcagtaaaaataaaatattgtattttaacaaaaatttggaactgtcaatttatcagttttccatttttctctctcaaatATCGATCCAAGAGTGAAGTGAGAAAATTCAcctttaagattaaaaattgtatcgtGTGTAGGTGACGTTCGTCATCTTGGAAGAGCAAGACGACGGCTCCTTCAAGGTTCAGGGTGTGCGCAAGGGCGCCGGCATCCCTGAGGGCTCCGACATCGCCGCCGAGGCGGCCAAGGCAGCCAAGACTGGTGAAGAGGACAACGAGGAAGTGCAGAAAATCCTGAAGAAGCTTCAAGACGGCAAACTCAAGTTGCCCTCCGGGGCTCCCGCCCCCGTCGCCCGAGTTGTTCCCGCGCCCGTTCGTTCCCGCCCCATCCCCAGAGTAGTCCCCGATCCCACAACTACTACCACAACCACtacaaccaccaccaccaccacctccACTGAAGCACCGGTCGAACATCGCGGCAGTCTTGCATCCCAAAGCAGTTTCGTGTCGCACAGCGTGCCGTCGCCTAACGCGGTACGTACTTTCTTCCTCTCTCTGGCCTGGCCCCTCTGTTCGCACTTTCTTTTGTTCGCTCTTCGCCTCCTTTGGCCTGGGAATGGTGTTCTCGGTGTGGTATTTCTTAATTTCCTATGCGCCCGtgtgaataattaatctcTACACTTGCCTGGTTTCTGAGAAAGTCATTAATTCTTTATAACTACGTGccgaaaatgatttcattaaaGTAAGaaatgttgcattttaaaatcgcTTTTTTGTGCCCATTCAGTGTGCTGCAATTTCAactctttatttcattttaattgtgaataTTGCGTTCCCAGAGGTCCTAACATTTTGTTTACCTCTACGTGAAGGAACAACACagttttcagattttaatctGCCACAACAGTTGTGCTAAAATTCTATCATTATCAATAATaagatttatttacattttctctttttagaTGGTATCAGTTACACACGCGTATTAGGTccttaaaatagttttgatttCACTTCTTTACGAGAAGGCCgtatcgaattaaaaaaaactattataCGTGATCGCCCACGCTCCTCCCTTTCAGCTTTTCTTTCGCCGCGTCCTAATTTGATCAGCAAACACGTGTGAGCAGAGAAATTCTCGCCATGCAGCTTCTCgaattttgaaagttaaagGTCATGATCAATGAGATGCTGTGGCCGAAAGAGAAATGCgcaaagcaataatttttcctctcattgTCCCGCGGTAGATATATTGAATTTCTCCCTTCGATGCGTCAAGAAGCGTTTTCGATTTAATAATTACGCGGTTTCCGTCCTGACCCGAAAGGCATCATTACGTCGGAATGGACTGACGGCTTTTGTGTTAAAGCCTTCACCTATTTAGAGCCGCTCTTTATGCTTTCCAGAACAATGCTTGCTTAATTTAAGCATATGCGGCTTgataattaagattttttgcaTGTATCATAAGTGGCTTAGCAAAGGCAACGTCTCAATTGTATGCATATTATAATCGAGAATATTCTCTCCATGTTTGTCTACAGCTCTTGAAGAAATCGGTGCCGTCAACGCTTGGAGATGCACTCAGAGCTCAAGGTTTGCGCTCTATGGCCCAGTTCCTCGAACAAGTTGGACTCGATCGTGCATTGAATGACTCAAGTAAGCAAATTATAATAcacatctattttttaattcttcacaaaggatcaaatataaatttatttcacgctAGTAAACGTGTAACATATcgatataaattattttaaatcatttaattaagaaattaaaaaataaatatcgtgTCTGTAGGGCAAAGAAGTTAGGAATCTTATAAGTTTGTCATGAATAGATTACAAAACAAACTCCTTtacaaaattgctaaaatgacaaaataatttagtccCGGCATGCTTATTTATAACATCGACTCTGGCACATTAGTGCTCTCGCTTGTCTGGGACAAAGAGTTGCCGGCAAACAATGATGAATCAACAAAAGTTTTGCAGTTCGAAACTCTTCAACTCGCTGTATGTGCTACGTCACAATTACCACAGATCGCTATCTCATGCGAcgaaaagagtaaaattcaCACGCTGAACTCATTCTGGGAACGGTGTCTAGCGCCTGCTGTGCATTTCTCCgtctaaaattgaaagtgaacAGCGCGTTGTTTATATCTGGGATATCTGGTTGAAGGGGCGCGATGCAGAACAATGGTGCGATCTTTACCGCCTACTGACATAATCAAGCAGGAATTTGAATGACAGAAATTTTCACAGTTCTCGCTTCCTCATCCAGCGTTTTTGTTCCGCGtttgaaaaagcaataatGACACGAGCTATGAGCTACTCACAATAATATACGCTCCCGTAGctaactaaaaaatatatttatcaatgGTGTAATTTCTTTCGCAGATCCGTTCACCATGTTTGTGCCAACTGACCTGGCGTTCAAGGCGCTGCTTTTGGAGCTTGGCGGAGCTGAAAGGGCCCAAGCCAAGTTCAAACAAAGTCCACGATTGCTCAGTGGGGTGagttttaattgatattacCTTCTAAAAGTAATGAAtagattgataaaaataaaatcttttgtatgtcacatatttttcaaaatccactGTTATTCAAACGGTTTCCTGCAATTTCAGCTCCTCCTGCACCACGTGATTCCGGGCTATTTCAAGGTGGAGGACTTCCAGGACGAGATGACCGGCGTCAGTTTGGCCGGCACTCAGCTGCGCGTCAACGTCTACTCCAACACCGACCAGTCGTTCAACCCCAAGAGAGTCATCACCATCAACGGTGGTGCCGTGTTTGACCGCTTGTCCGACATTCCCCTGCCTGGAGGCTCCATCGCACACGGCGTCAACAAGGTGCTCTTCCCGCTGCCCGTTGGAGACATCATGACCTCTCTGGAGGCGGACCCTGGCAGACGCTTCACCAAACTGCTTCAGATCGTCAAGGACTCCGGCCTTGATGAGCTGCTCGTCGCTCCCGCCGCCGACAGCCCAGGTagattttcgttttattttattgctttaactcaaaatatttaattttaattttgttttcaaaagttaagagcatatacaaaaattgcaataatttttacgcCACATTAAAATCCAGAATGcggagtttaaattaatttataacacGCAGCAAGTGTATTGAAAAGAGATGGTTTTAGCGCATTCAAATCATTCCACACATGGTCATTTtatccatttaatttaatttgaaaggtGAATGAAATTGTCATGCCCTACTCTTGTAACAAAGTGACAGGGACgacgatattttaaatacacacTTCATAAGTAGGGCGACGTCCTGGGggcattttccttttcaagaCAGCATAATTTTCTGTAGTTGCTCAGTGGTCATAATCGGTGTTTAACTCAATTACTTTCGTTGCACAATGAGAACACACACCTGTGCCAACTTTAAGTGCGTGTTGCTGTTAGACTCTTGGGAGCTGAAAAGTACGCTCAATAAATCACGCGCTGTgaaatgaaaggaaaaatcaaatagaaaaaaaatgaaagttgaGTCCAGCTCTTGCTTTTCTCAGATAAAAATGTGGGAAAATGATAGAGGCTGTtgctaaaatgaaaaacatctCATTCATCATCTAGTTGtctgataataaaaaagctaCAGCTGCAAAGCGATTAGAAATCGCACGCACATCTTTCTCCATGACTCGACGCGATGGGAAAATCACTTGGGCTATCTCGTTAGAACGTGTATTGGGAAGCACCAGACGAAAGAAGAATaggagataattttattttatcgaaCTTGAAAGTAGAGTATGTGAATTTGTTTCCCTTCGCCACATTACGCGCTGGGTCCAGAGAACCCGTGAGAGCAGCTTTTCATGAAATTGAATATGGTGTGTACTTTTTAGTCGTGCTGGTTGAGTAGCAAAACAAGGTCAAGTGTTGAAAGTTCAGTTAGTGGTATTTAAAACTAATGAGTAAGGTCGCATCTTTCATAATTGTTtgggttttttatttcagatgaCGGCAGGACATTCTCGCTCTTCGCACCTACGGACGAGGCCTTGGCGAGTGCTCCCCCTGAAATCGTGCAGCTGCTGGAAGCGTCTCAAACCCCTGAGCGTAAAGCGGCCCTCAAGGTGCTTCTTGAGAGGCACATTGCCCCCGGCACCCTCTTCTCCGAGGGCGTGACCTACTATCAAGCTGCTTCAACCCTCTCGTCCAACCAGCCACTCAGGCTTTTCAACGACAATGGTGAGATTTTAATTCTatcttataatttttcctttatttaatttttgccctagtaaaaaaaagaatctttacattaattttaaaagcactgtagaaaactatttatttttcagatgatttttttatatggctcggatttataaaatatgcatCGTGTATTGTTTCTAAATATAAGCTTTAATATCaacccaaaatttatttagaaattaccAGAACGTATTCCCTACATTTAACAATCTTGAAGATCTTAAAGCAAGTTTCATATGCATATAAACCGCTCTACTTGTCCACAAGATTGAGTTATTATAATGCACGACCTTGCCCGTGACTCTGCTCGGCAGTCGCGCACGACGATCTCTAAAGCCCATCACTAGCCGTGATCTTGGCCCCCATAAACGAGCGATGCGCGTTCACTTTCACCCACCGTCTCCTACATaaaactggaaataatttcTGCCCGTTTCACAGGAGTGTTCAAAGTGAACTCGGCGAGAGTGGTGTCTCCCGACATTCCGGCCACCAACGGGGTCATCCACGCACTCGACAGATTACTCTGAGAGGTCGCGACCCCCAACCGCctgttgtaaataaaaatccagtCGGCCGGCTCACCATATCTCGTCAGCAATTTCGCCGGCCGCTCGTCGTCGCGAAGACGGCTTTCACCATGATTTGCCATctcttttaattctttataTACTTTATTCgttgtacacacacacaaacactgCAGACGCGCGCGggtctttcaaattaaacgtGTGCAGTTATCCCGTGTCGGACGCACTTTCTACTAGAGATGAAAAAATGTGTCCGTCATGAGAGTtggaatcaaatattttagactGGGAACCAAATTTGTTCTTTAAGCAGATAAATTGCACAAATTTAGTAAATGAtgtaaatcaattcaaattatttttactctgctAACCAATTCTCACAAGTcttatgaaatttttcttaatgaaCTAATAGGATGAAACTTTACCCAAATctgttttgtaaatatttttccgattttagATACTTACGACCAGATTGCTCATTGCAcctagaattttaaatttaaagaaaattgtttgcttgAATTTTTGGCCTCAAATTTTTAGACATGCAAAAATGTGTATGATAGTgtagtaataaattattaccaactgtaatttttttataaattattgcgttttatttcattcaagcGCTACAacgaaataacaataataattactatcTGATGTCAGCAATCATCATCTATTTTAATACGTGTGATCTGGAAATTTTACATCGaagcaatttaatataattatgtgtAGTATTGTATGCGCCTTTCCTTTTCACGATTCCACAATCGCACAtaaacaaagaaattaatgTACATTGGCGGGTTTTAAACT is part of the Cloeon dipterum chromosome 1, ieCloDipt1.1, whole genome shotgun sequence genome and harbors:
- the LOC135934754 gene encoding uncharacterized protein LOC135934754, which gives rise to MMKPSLLLACALLAASVSGQNFPQQFQNADFRFAPEHRSFPQQQKPESSQQVTNFFRPSEQILNSFNPTVPSNHAPTHNNIQQQQFTRNSFQNVEPPKKTFLPPRENFQPPLQTFQPPTNDFRSFNPQQQNNFNPQNSFNPQPQNNFNQQSSFQPSFRQQTPTQPPFQQQQKPTQTSFPQQQQPTQNTFQQQQPQFNQQQFSRPVLQQNNFVQPSQKPQQNFFNPQVSPQAPSTTQQPPTTSTTTTTTTAASAPASSDPLGGLSQEQLLSLVANQKTPNVITLPNGQKVQVLTAPDNAPAATTTERPAPVVRTIETKGGLLDAVTQGVVPDGIKYEVIRQKQDGDLETVKGLPSDLPKKVTFVILEEQDDGSFKVQGVRKGAGIPEGSDIAAEAAKAAKTGEEDNEEVQKILKKLQDGKLKLPSGAPAPVARVVPAPVRSRPIPRVVPDPTTTTTTTTTTTTTTSTEAPVEHRGSLASQSSFVSHSVPSPNALLKKSVPSTLGDALRAQGLRSMAQFLEQVGLDRALNDSNPFTMFVPTDLAFKALLLELGGAERAQAKFKQSPRLLSGLLLHHVIPGYFKVEDFQDEMTGVSLAGTQLRVNVYSNTDQSFNPKRVITINGGAVFDRLSDIPLPGGSIAHGVNKVLFPLPVGDIMTSLEADPGRRFTKLLQIVKDSGLDELLVAPAADSPDDGRTFSLFAPTDEALASAPPEIVQLLEASQTPERKAALKVLLERHIAPGTLFSEGVTYYQAASTLSSNQPLRLFNDNGVFKVNSARVVSPDIPATNGVIHALDRLL